In Pantoea cypripedii, the following proteins share a genomic window:
- a CDS encoding benzoate/H(+) symporter BenE family transporter, with amino-acid sequence MISATTRSSFSLPILISGLVAVLIGYSSSAAIIFQAAQAAGATPAQIGGWFSMLGIGMGVASLGLSLWTRMPVLAAWSTPGAALLATSLHGLTLHEVVGVFVFTNVLIVLCGITGLFARVMKYIPQSLAAAMLAGILLRFGLNAFTGLQGNFALCGSMCLVWLFSRLWLPRYAVILALIAGVLVALGQHAIAIPPQALSISVPQWITPHFTLAALIGVGIPYFLVTMASQNAPGIATLQAHGYQPPVSALTGWTGAIALVLSPFGGFSVCIAAITAAICMGEEVDADPSRRWMAAALAGFFYILTGFTGALIAMLLSALPQVLIATLAGLALLGTLSGSLHRALAEPQHRDSAVIAFLITASGVSMLGIGSAFWGLVGGMLAWLVLSPRSRA; translated from the coding sequence ATGATCAGCGCCACTACACGCAGCTCGTTTTCGCTGCCCATACTGATTTCTGGCTTAGTTGCCGTACTGATTGGCTATAGCAGCTCAGCGGCCATTATTTTCCAGGCCGCCCAGGCCGCCGGTGCGACACCGGCACAGATTGGTGGCTGGTTTTCAATGCTGGGGATTGGCATGGGCGTGGCCTCGCTCGGCCTCTCCCTGTGGACACGCATGCCGGTGCTGGCGGCCTGGTCAACACCGGGAGCCGCGCTGCTGGCAACCAGCCTGCACGGCCTGACGTTGCATGAAGTGGTGGGCGTCTTTGTCTTCACCAACGTGCTGATTGTCCTGTGCGGAATCACCGGCCTGTTTGCCCGTGTGATGAAATATATTCCGCAATCGCTGGCCGCAGCCATGCTGGCGGGCATCCTGCTGCGCTTCGGCCTGAATGCGTTTACCGGCTTACAGGGCAATTTTGCGCTGTGCGGCAGCATGTGCCTGGTATGGCTGTTCAGCCGCCTTTGGTTGCCGCGTTACGCGGTCATCCTGGCGTTGATCGCCGGTGTGCTGGTGGCGCTGGGACAACACGCCATTGCCATTCCGCCCCAGGCATTGAGCATCAGCGTGCCACAATGGATTACGCCTCACTTTACTCTGGCGGCGCTGATCGGGGTCGGCATACCTTATTTCCTTGTGACGATGGCGTCGCAAAATGCGCCGGGTATCGCCACGCTTCAGGCGCATGGTTATCAGCCGCCGGTGTCTGCACTCACCGGCTGGACCGGCGCCATTGCGCTGGTGCTGTCACCGTTTGGTGGCTTTTCGGTGTGTATTGCTGCCATCACCGCCGCCATTTGTATGGGTGAAGAGGTCGATGCCGATCCGTCCCGTCGCTGGATGGCTGCGGCACTGGCCGGATTCTTCTATATTCTGACCGGTTTTACCGGCGCACTGATCGCGATGCTGCTGAGTGCGCTGCCACAGGTGTTGATCGCCACGCTGGCGGGTCTGGCGCTGCTGGGCACCTTGTCCGGTAGCCTGCATCGCGCGCTGGCAGAACCACAACATCGCGATAGCGCAGTGATCGCGTTTCTGATCACCGCCAGCGGCGTATCGATGCTCGGCATCGGTTCCGCCTTTTGGGGCCTGGTCGGCGGTATGCTGGCCTGGCTGGTGCTGTCACCGCGCTCCCGCGCTTAA
- a CDS encoding helix-turn-helix domain-containing protein gives MENLHQHLSLALKQLRQANGWSLTQAAARTGVSKAMLGQIERGESSPTVATLWKIATGFNVPFSFFIQRSEQPPGMVATFSQSNAQMQAKSLLPYDAQLRFDLLEVTLAAGAQSDSSPHEEGVIEQVVVIEGELLLGVEGTWRRLQPGEASQFAGDKPHSYRNPQSTPLRFHSLIHYPRRP, from the coding sequence ATGGAAAATCTGCATCAACACCTGAGCCTGGCGCTAAAACAGTTGCGGCAGGCCAATGGCTGGAGTTTAACGCAGGCGGCGGCACGCACCGGCGTCAGCAAAGCGATGCTTGGCCAAATCGAACGCGGTGAATCCAGTCCTACCGTGGCGACGTTGTGGAAAATTGCCACCGGCTTTAACGTCCCTTTTTCCTTCTTTATCCAGCGCAGCGAACAGCCTCCGGGCATGGTGGCAACCTTTAGCCAGAGCAATGCACAGATGCAGGCCAAATCGCTGCTGCCCTACGATGCGCAACTGCGTTTTGATCTGCTGGAAGTGACACTGGCAGCGGGGGCGCAAAGTGATTCTTCGCCGCATGAAGAGGGGGTGATTGAACAAGTGGTGGTAATCGAAGGCGAGTTGCTGCTGGGGGTTGAGGGCACCTGGCGCCGTTTACAGCCGGGTGAAGCCAGCCAGTTTGCTGGCGATAAACCACATAGCTACCGCAATCCCCAGAGCACGCCATTGCGCTTTCACAGCCTGATCCACTACCCACGTCGGCCATAA
- a CDS encoding right-handed parallel beta-helix repeat-containing protein — protein sequence MSVEVTIAKDFVNSIELYASDYGFTGIGDETEKWKLFCQEPRSKVLDVSIGISGEGILADNASLRAINGCEITLTADVTGTTITGSESHCLVAGSNSKISSIIFNGVREIFYNGAGVLIPTGKTGAEVLNCQFLNTSGIPVKFYKCSNCKAQNNYIEGVRHGIMWWLATNIEISSNIITKVSHPSLNNGGGIWGAVGQKIFIHDNYVSHCADVGIDIEGGRNCFVYNNYVTNCRNGELAIFATGSESDLVAAAITMGNIVFANNNVDRYSTANDRSGTAVSNALTDAAGEMIYGGLDLIQDGSLIFERNRVRVLDTSGNSLFCHRSRTSNASGSAKIIQRGCIYESVSGRTILFYDRQDREMHNCEIRYKGSVAVALGELRDLRTFKARGNLLDIDTAATVTTYALTLNNSQAANDAKLELDSWILRGPAGYVLLRIDQTSTARTVILNNMDLPDFVGTSPATWPVSIGQGAIYWNNQKIRIQNTSGSELDFAAGIFYHSNFDAIHCHATLMLASKKKATYRFALKCDAFDTLYLAAIDTGGAINTGLWPHSFCYATFSGTSISFTNTSTDALSAVIELNLNSM from the coding sequence ATGAGTGTTGAAGTAACGATTGCAAAGGATTTTGTTAATTCAATAGAGCTATATGCTTCTGATTATGGCTTCACAGGCATCGGTGATGAGACGGAAAAATGGAAGCTATTTTGCCAGGAGCCTCGAAGTAAAGTTCTTGATGTTTCAATTGGTATTTCTGGTGAAGGCATCCTTGCAGACAACGCCAGTCTCAGGGCAATTAATGGTTGTGAAATTACCCTAACAGCAGATGTGACAGGCACAACAATCACCGGGTCAGAGTCACATTGCCTTGTAGCTGGGAGCAATAGCAAAATTAGTTCCATTATTTTCAATGGGGTAAGAGAAATATTCTACAATGGGGCTGGTGTTCTTATCCCTACAGGAAAAACAGGAGCCGAAGTGCTCAACTGTCAGTTCCTGAATACATCAGGAATCCCTGTTAAATTTTATAAGTGTTCAAATTGCAAAGCTCAGAATAATTATATTGAAGGCGTTCGTCATGGGATCATGTGGTGGCTAGCCACCAACATCGAAATATCATCGAATATCATCACTAAAGTTTCGCACCCCTCTCTTAACAACGGTGGTGGAATTTGGGGTGCTGTAGGTCAGAAAATTTTCATCCATGACAATTACGTATCTCATTGCGCTGATGTAGGAATAGATATTGAAGGTGGAAGAAATTGTTTTGTCTATAACAATTATGTAACCAACTGCCGAAATGGTGAGCTTGCTATTTTCGCAACAGGGAGCGAGTCAGATTTGGTTGCGGCGGCAATCACTATGGGGAACATTGTTTTCGCCAATAACAATGTTGACCGATACTCAACGGCAAATGACAGGTCCGGGACGGCAGTCTCAAATGCCTTAACTGACGCCGCTGGTGAAATGATATATGGAGGCCTGGATCTTATTCAGGATGGTTCCCTTATATTTGAGAGGAACAGGGTTCGCGTCCTTGATACTTCAGGAAACTCACTTTTCTGCCACCGAAGTCGAACCAGTAACGCATCTGGTTCAGCAAAAATTATTCAGCGTGGTTGCATCTATGAATCAGTCTCTGGCAGAACAATTCTGTTCTATGACCGCCAGGATAGAGAAATGCACAATTGTGAAATCAGGTATAAGGGTTCTGTCGCTGTTGCTCTCGGTGAGCTTCGTGACCTGAGAACATTCAAAGCAAGAGGTAACCTTCTTGACATTGATACCGCAGCAACCGTGACAACCTATGCGCTAACATTGAATAATTCTCAGGCTGCAAATGATGCCAAATTGGAGCTTGATTCCTGGATATTACGAGGACCCGCAGGATATGTATTACTTCGCATCGACCAGACTAGCACCGCAAGGACCGTGATACTGAACAATATGGACCTCCCCGACTTTGTTGGCACTTCCCCAGCAACCTGGCCTGTGAGCATTGGCCAGGGAGCAATTTACTGGAATAACCAGAAAATAAGAATACAAAACACATCAGGAAGTGAATTAGATTTCGCGGCCGGTATTTTTTATCATTCAAATTTTGATGCTATTCACTGTCACGCGACACTGATGCTGGCGTCTAAGAAAAAAGCAACCTACCGTTTCGCTTTAAAGTGCGATGCGTTCGACACATTATATCTGGCAGCAATTGATACCGGGGGAGCGATTAACACGGGCCTCTGGCCGCACTCATTCTGTTACGCCACCTTCAGTGGGACCTCAATCAGTTTTACCAACACCAGTACTGATGCCTTGTCCGCAGTAATTGAGTTGAATTTAAACTCCATGTGA
- a CDS encoding isochorismatase family protein has protein sequence MALSTLDAKTALIVIDLQHGIVALPVVHDPKVVIERCARLTDAFRAKDLPVVLVNVAGGAPGRNEQARHSGELPADWAVLVPEMTPQPGDISITKKTWGAFHNTSLHEQLQQRGVTQVVVCGIATSIGVESTARQAYELGYNVTLATDAMTCLNADTHQNSVERIFPRLGETGSTADVLALLG, from the coding sequence ATGGCTTTATCGACACTCGACGCCAAAACCGCCCTGATTGTGATTGACCTGCAACATGGGATTGTGGCGCTGCCAGTGGTGCACGATCCGAAAGTGGTGATCGAACGTTGTGCACGCCTGACCGACGCATTCCGCGCCAAAGATCTGCCCGTGGTGCTGGTTAACGTGGCTGGCGGTGCGCCGGGTCGTAATGAGCAGGCGCGCCACAGCGGCGAGCTGCCAGCAGACTGGGCGGTACTGGTACCAGAAATGACGCCGCAGCCGGGCGACATCAGCATCACCAAAAAAACCTGGGGTGCGTTCCATAACACCAGCCTGCACGAGCAGCTGCAACAACGCGGTGTGACTCAGGTGGTGGTGTGCGGTATCGCGACCAGCATCGGGGTGGAATCCACTGCGCGTCAGGCGTATGAATTAGGTTACAACGTCACGCTGGCCACCGATGCCATGACCTGCCTGAATGCGGATACGCATCAGAACAGCGTCGAACGCATTTTCCCGCGCCTCGGTGAAACCGGTTCAACGGCGGATGTGCTGGCGCTGCTGGGATAG
- a CDS encoding virulence factor SrfB has protein sequence MLAPLIDDKQKITLIEDSGVQFLDFGLRLPALQARRQFVRQTANGPLLRLNVDGNSGKFLLYPEDGSAPEVVRPESDIALADSLTLLANQWLPLPVLRCTSGRRFIGGPENWARLHLAPLSQPDAAGNTHRITLAFDTRLVAESEGGEQLGLSQADAQNGVSFALAWHNYELGEFLDHTWVDGWLRETFSQQVSALESRREQELNQALREFEYQAHYLNLLELLGEQLDLAEITIQAASPQTPAVNVDIILDVGNSHTCGILVEDHPEESNGLRQTYELQLRDLSEPHQVYNELFDSRLEFAQPRFGKANFSLESGRENAFMWPSLTRVGREASRLALLRAGTEGSTGLSSPRRYLWDEARYQPGWRFNANGSGDEPQATALPFTLLLNDEGQPLHALAADDRLPVFSASYSRSSLMTFMLCELLAQAMMQMNSVAQRQRMPQSQTPRQLRHVILTLPSAMPKPEREIFRRRMQEAIALVWKAEGWHPAEEAFTAETQAKSLRPVPDVQMEWDEATCGQMVWLFNETQVNFAGRAEDFFTSMARPDRPREADELPGKSLRIASIDIGGGTTDLAITQYRLDDGQGNNVKITPRLLFREGFKVAGDDILLDVIQLWILPALQQSLQKAGLLLPEPLMNKLFGHDSRMDGQATLRQQVTLQLFIPLAQAVLERYENWNPLDSHSEINALFGELVPQKPGSAVLAFVNGEIQRTLGGDSRFDLLEVPLVVSLAQLHGEFLQHRMAIIPALRAMCEVVSLYQCDVLLLTGRPSRFPGIQALVRHLQPLPGSRILSLEGYHTSDWYPFNKQGRIDNPKSTAAVGAMLCLLALDLRLSSFWFRAGDFEPYSTIRYLGVLDETQALSDDNLCYSEIDLDNGAFALDRKSSFRIRGNVCLGFRQLENDRWPASPLYSLSITDPALARKVAGESVLRIKLAVQPGPDNAGPERLVLSEARLDDGSRIPLEQLSLKLNTLSATGNANAQYWIDSGSVCKK, from the coding sequence ATGTTGGCACCCCTCATCGATGACAAACAAAAAATCACGCTGATTGAAGATAGCGGTGTGCAGTTTCTCGATTTTGGCCTGCGTCTGCCGGCATTGCAGGCGCGCCGCCAGTTTGTGCGCCAGACAGCCAATGGCCCGCTGCTGCGCCTGAACGTTGACGGCAATAGCGGCAAGTTTTTGCTCTACCCGGAAGATGGCAGCGCGCCAGAAGTGGTACGCCCCGAATCCGATATTGCGCTGGCCGATTCACTGACATTGCTGGCTAATCAATGGCTGCCATTACCGGTGCTGCGTTGCACCAGTGGCCGTCGTTTTATTGGTGGCCCGGAAAACTGGGCACGTCTGCATCTGGCTCCGCTGTCACAGCCAGATGCGGCGGGCAATACCCATCGCATCACCCTCGCCTTTGACACCCGACTGGTAGCCGAAAGCGAGGGCGGCGAGCAACTGGGTCTGAGCCAGGCCGATGCGCAGAACGGCGTCAGTTTTGCCCTTGCCTGGCACAACTATGAACTGGGTGAATTCCTCGATCACACCTGGGTTGATGGCTGGCTGCGCGAAACCTTTAGCCAGCAGGTCAGCGCGCTGGAATCACGCCGCGAGCAGGAACTGAATCAGGCACTGCGTGAATTCGAATATCAGGCGCATTACCTGAATCTGCTGGAACTGCTGGGCGAACAGCTCGATCTGGCGGAAATCACCATTCAGGCGGCGTCACCCCAAACCCCGGCGGTGAATGTCGATATCATTCTTGATGTCGGCAACTCCCACACCTGCGGCATCCTGGTGGAAGATCACCCGGAAGAGAGCAACGGCCTGCGTCAGACCTATGAGTTACAACTGCGCGACCTGTCTGAACCCCATCAGGTGTACAACGAACTGTTCGACAGCCGTCTGGAGTTCGCCCAGCCCCGCTTTGGCAAAGCCAATTTCTCGCTGGAAAGTGGACGTGAAAACGCCTTTATGTGGCCGTCACTGACGCGTGTTGGCCGCGAAGCCAGTCGCCTCGCGCTGTTGCGTGCCGGTACGGAGGGCAGCACCGGCCTCTCCAGCCCACGCCGTTATCTGTGGGATGAAGCGCGCTATCAGCCGGGCTGGCGTTTCAATGCCAACGGCAGCGGCGACGAACCACAGGCTACCGCGCTGCCCTTTACCCTGCTGCTGAATGATGAAGGCCAGCCGCTACATGCGCTGGCGGCGGATGACCGTCTGCCGGTATTTTCCGCCAGCTACAGCCGCAGCTCGCTGATGACCTTTATGCTGTGCGAATTGCTGGCGCAGGCGATGATGCAGATGAACAGCGTGGCGCAACGGCAGCGCATGCCGCAAAGCCAGACGCCGCGTCAGCTGCGCCATGTCATCCTCACCCTGCCTTCCGCGATGCCGAAACCGGAACGTGAAATTTTCCGTCGCCGCATGCAGGAAGCCATCGCGCTGGTGTGGAAAGCGGAAGGCTGGCATCCGGCGGAAGAAGCCTTTACCGCCGAGACGCAGGCCAAAAGCCTGCGCCCGGTACCGGATGTGCAGATGGAGTGGGATGAAGCCACCTGCGGTCAGATGGTGTGGCTGTTCAACGAAACTCAGGTCAACTTTGCCGGTCGCGCCGAAGATTTCTTTACCAGCATGGCCCGCCCCGATCGCCCGCGTGAAGCCGATGAGCTGCCGGGCAAAAGCCTGCGTATCGCCTCGATAGATATTGGCGGAGGCACCACCGATCTCGCCATCACGCAATATCGCCTTGATGACGGCCAGGGCAATAACGTCAAAATCACCCCACGGCTGCTGTTCCGTGAAGGCTTTAAAGTGGCCGGGGACGACATCCTGCTGGATGTGATCCAGCTGTGGATCCTGCCCGCTTTACAACAGAGTTTGCAGAAAGCCGGTCTGCTGCTGCCCGAACCGCTGATGAATAAATTGTTTGGCCACGACAGCCGCATGGATGGGCAAGCCACGCTGCGTCAGCAGGTCACCCTGCAACTGTTTATTCCGCTGGCGCAGGCGGTGCTGGAGCGTTATGAAAACTGGAACCCGCTCGACAGCCACAGCGAGATCAACGCGCTGTTTGGCGAGCTGGTGCCGCAAAAACCGGGCAGCGCGGTACTGGCGTTCGTCAACGGTGAAATTCAGCGTACCCTCGGCGGTGACAGTCGCTTTGACCTGCTGGAAGTGCCGCTGGTGGTCAGCCTCGCCCAGCTGCATGGCGAATTCCTGCAACACCGGATGGCGATCATCCCGGCGCTGCGTGCCATGTGTGAAGTGGTCTCGCTGTACCAATGTGATGTACTGCTGCTGACCGGCCGCCCGTCGCGCTTCCCCGGCATCCAGGCGCTGGTACGCCACCTGCAACCGCTGCCGGGCAGCCGTATTTTGTCGCTGGAAGGCTATCACACCAGCGACTGGTATCCGTTCAACAAACAAGGCCGTATTGATAACCCGAAATCGACCGCTGCGGTCGGTGCCATGCTGTGCCTGCTGGCGCTGGATCTGCGCCTCAGCAGTTTCTGGTTCCGCGCCGGGGATTTCGAACCTTACTCCACCATCCGCTACCTTGGCGTGCTGGATGAAACCCAGGCGCTGAGCGATGACAACCTGTGCTACAGCGAGATCGATCTCGATAACGGTGCCTTCGCGCTGGATCGTAAGAGCAGCTTCCGCATTCGCGGTAACGTCTGTCTCGGCTTCCGCCAGCTGGAAAACGACCGCTGGCCCGCTTCGCCGCTTTACAGCCTGAGCATCACCGACCCGGCGTTAGCGCGCAAAGTGGCGGGTGAAAGCGTGTTGCGGATTAAACTTGCCGTGCAACCCGGTCCGGACAATGCCGGTCCGGAACGTCTGGTGCTGAGCGAGGCGCGCCTGGATGATGGCAGCCGCATTCCGCTGGAGCAGCTGAGTCTGAAACTGAATACGCTTTCCGCCACGGGCAATGCGAATGCGCAATACTGGATTGATAGCGGGAGCGTCTGCAAAAAATGA
- a CDS encoding MarR family winged helix-turn-helix transcriptional regulator — MSDLNSAAAALRSVNGKLARRLRESAPPGDLTWSQVAVLGYLVRDGAMTVTELAQAEGVRTQSMGATVASLLTAGMVLGEADPHDGRKTRYYPTKACRELVATNRAQRDDWLVKSMATLSPQEQQTLLAAIPLLQRLADQ, encoded by the coding sequence ATGAGCGATCTGAACAGCGCCGCCGCAGCGCTGCGTAGCGTCAACGGCAAACTGGCCAGGCGTTTGCGTGAATCGGCACCACCGGGGGATCTCACCTGGTCGCAGGTGGCGGTACTCGGCTATCTGGTACGTGATGGCGCGATGACCGTAACGGAGCTGGCGCAGGCGGAGGGGGTGCGCACCCAATCAATGGGGGCGACAGTCGCCAGTCTGCTAACCGCAGGCATGGTGCTGGGTGAAGCCGATCCGCATGATGGTCGAAAAACCCGCTACTATCCAACCAAAGCCTGTCGTGAGCTGGTGGCGACTAACCGCGCCCAGCGTGATGACTGGCTGGTGAAAAGCATGGCGACGCTCAGCCCGCAGGAACAGCAAACGCTGCTGGCCGCTATTCCCTTACTGCAACGACTTGCCGACCAATAA
- the pqqU gene encoding TonB-dependent receptor PqqU — translation MKIALLRQGLWLALPAVFPLPLLAADDASNTMVVSATPAGSGLSELDTPAAVSVVSGEDMRHAAPRVNLSENLYGVPGLQIQNRQNYAQDLQISVRGFGSRSTYGLRGIRMYVDGIPATMPDGQGQTSNVDIGSIDHVEVLRGPFSALYGNSSGGVINVETQTGQQPTTLEASSWYGSYGSWRNSIKASGATGDGTHAGDVNYTISASRFTTHGYRDHSSAEKNLGNAKLGVRINDVSTLTLLFNSVHVDAQDPGGLTEAQWQQNPRQVASNVTLYNARKTVDQTQGGLHYQRQMSENDDLSVMMYAGVRETTQYQSIPASAQTNAAHPGGVISLTRHYQGIDTRWTHRDTLFSIPLTVTGGLDYETMTERRKGYENFTTSNGVTDYGVMGDMRRNERNLMWNLDPYLQTAWQLTDKWSLDAGVRYSTVNFDSNDFYITPGNGDDSGNATYHRWLPAASLKYAIDDSWNAYVSAGRGFETPTINELSYRSDGQSGLNLGLKPATSDTVELGTKKRIGYGLLTAAIFQTDTDNEIVADSSSNGRTSYKNAGQTRRRGLELGLDQQFGENWRLKAAWTLLDARYRSNACGTDSCDGNRIPGIARNMAYAGLSYAPEYGWYAGADVRYMSDIAADDENDVKAPAYTVVGLNTGYKWLIHESWTLDAFTRVDNLFDRNYIGSVIVNESNGRYYEPAPGRNYSVGLTVSYAFQ, via the coding sequence ATGAAAATAGCTTTACTGCGTCAGGGGCTGTGGCTGGCGCTGCCTGCGGTGTTCCCCTTACCGTTACTGGCAGCGGATGACGCCAGCAATACCATGGTGGTCAGCGCCACTCCCGCCGGTTCTGGTTTGTCCGAACTGGATACGCCAGCAGCGGTCAGCGTGGTTTCTGGTGAAGATATGCGCCATGCGGCACCGCGCGTTAACCTGTCGGAAAATCTCTATGGGGTGCCCGGTCTGCAAATCCAGAACCGGCAAAATTATGCCCAGGATTTACAGATTTCGGTGCGCGGCTTTGGTTCACGTTCCACTTATGGCCTGCGCGGCATTCGCATGTACGTGGACGGGATCCCAGCCACCATGCCGGATGGTCAGGGCCAGACCTCAAACGTTGACATCGGATCGATCGACCACGTTGAAGTGCTGCGCGGCCCCTTTTCTGCGCTGTATGGCAACTCGTCCGGCGGCGTGATCAATGTTGAAACCCAAACCGGCCAGCAGCCCACCACGCTGGAAGCCAGCAGCTGGTACGGCAGTTACGGCAGCTGGCGCAACAGCATTAAAGCCAGCGGCGCGACCGGCGATGGCACCCATGCCGGGGACGTCAACTACACCATCTCCGCTTCACGCTTTACCACGCACGGTTATCGCGACCATAGCTCGGCCGAGAAAAATCTCGGTAACGCGAAGCTGGGTGTGCGTATTAATGATGTCAGCACCCTGACGCTGCTGTTCAACAGCGTTCATGTGGATGCGCAGGATCCGGGCGGATTAACCGAAGCACAGTGGCAGCAAAACCCGCGCCAGGTGGCGAGCAATGTCACCTTGTACAACGCGCGTAAAACTGTCGATCAGACCCAGGGCGGCCTGCATTATCAGCGTCAGATGAGCGAAAACGACGACCTGAGCGTGATGATGTACGCCGGTGTGCGTGAAACCACCCAGTATCAGTCTATTCCGGCCAGTGCGCAGACCAACGCGGCACATCCGGGTGGCGTGATTTCCCTTACCCGTCATTATCAGGGTATCGATACTCGCTGGACCCATCGCGACACCCTGTTCAGCATTCCGCTCACGGTAACCGGCGGTCTCGATTATGAAACCATGACCGAACGCCGCAAAGGTTACGAAAACTTCACCACCAGTAACGGCGTGACCGATTACGGCGTGATGGGCGATATGCGTCGTAATGAACGCAATCTGATGTGGAATCTTGATCCTTATCTGCAAACCGCCTGGCAGCTGACGGATAAGTGGTCGCTGGATGCTGGCGTGCGTTACAGCACCGTCAATTTTGACTCCAACGATTTCTACATCACCCCCGGCAACGGCGACGACAGTGGCAACGCCACCTACCATCGCTGGCTGCCTGCGGCCTCTCTGAAATATGCCATCGACGATAGCTGGAACGCCTATGTTTCTGCAGGTCGTGGTTTTGAGACCCCGACCATTAATGAGTTGTCATACCGCTCTGATGGACAGTCCGGACTCAATCTCGGTCTGAAACCCGCTACCAGCGATACCGTTGAACTGGGGACTAAAAAACGTATCGGTTATGGCCTGCTGACCGCCGCTATTTTCCAGACCGATACGGATAATGAAATCGTCGCGGATAGCAGCAGCAACGGACGGACCAGCTATAAAAATGCCGGACAAACCCGTCGTCGTGGTCTGGAACTGGGCCTGGATCAGCAGTTCGGTGAGAACTGGCGGCTGAAAGCGGCATGGACCCTGCTGGATGCGCGCTATCGCAGCAACGCCTGTGGTACGGACAGTTGCGACGGTAATCGCATCCCAGGAATTGCGCGCAACATGGCGTACGCCGGATTGTCATACGCGCCTGAATACGGCTGGTATGCCGGAGCCGATGTGCGTTATATGAGCGATATCGCCGCTGATGATGAAAACGATGTGAAAGCCCCGGCTTACACCGTGGTGGGTCTGAACACCGGTTACAAATGGTTGATCCACGAGAGCTGGACGCTGGATGCGTTTACCCGCGTCGATAATCTGTTCGACCGCAACTATATTGGTTCGGTGATTGTGAACGAGAGCAATGGTCGTTACTACGAACCGGCGCCTGGCCGCAACTACAGCGTTGGCCTGACCGTAAGCTACGCCTTCCAGTAA
- a CDS encoding SrfA family protein produces the protein MAKTFLRSGNLDALLALGENGQPVWASALQIRETLRLRRQTTLANCLAIPQPNERGDRLDWYAPFSGKVRSWLAASDHERRQALEQLTLNQQDLQALSQRARDTENPAMRLFGALLSKTLQFPDQQYVYLVDGKPVITFWGFVDPQARTRDDALACLRDSLDEQLPSLLPEPPPVVDTPLLVAEPEPEVIASEEPLPEMTAPEPEQAEIIPPPPAARSWRPWLLLLPVAIAATAGVAFWLHSSPEAAPPAVVQAPAPVVSKAIAPPAVLVQAEKLATTLPQASATVVAPEPVPVAAVTPPAPVAAAPVPTAPAQADDLVITAEDVRVGSVRFLDGRWRVTLRQTNLPTGKPPSLRYQIRNGKGTALITQGDGIRCKADVTAAMTSAGTMVVRSRYTASCSDKSRYRMPELVCKQGDGIASCDAQYGADQVFPLTIKRESK, from the coding sequence GTGGCAAAAACTTTTCTGCGTAGCGGCAATCTCGACGCGCTACTGGCACTGGGTGAGAACGGCCAGCCGGTCTGGGCCTCTGCCCTGCAAATTCGCGAAACCCTGCGGTTGCGCCGCCAAACCACGCTGGCGAACTGCCTCGCCATTCCGCAGCCCAATGAACGCGGCGACCGCCTCGACTGGTACGCGCCGTTCAGCGGCAAAGTGCGTTCGTGGCTGGCGGCCAGCGATCATGAACGTCGCCAGGCACTGGAACAACTCACCCTTAATCAGCAGGATCTCCAGGCCCTGAGCCAGCGCGCGCGCGACACCGAGAATCCGGCTATGCGCCTGTTTGGCGCGCTGCTGAGTAAAACCCTGCAATTCCCCGATCAGCAATATGTCTATCTGGTGGATGGCAAACCCGTGATTACTTTCTGGGGCTTTGTCGATCCACAGGCGCGCACGCGTGATGACGCGCTGGCCTGTCTGCGTGACAGCCTTGATGAGCAACTGCCGTCATTGTTGCCGGAACCGCCGCCAGTGGTGGATACGCCGTTACTGGTGGCAGAACCTGAACCCGAAGTCATCGCCAGCGAAGAACCGCTGCCGGAGATGACCGCGCCAGAACCGGAGCAGGCAGAAATCATCCCGCCACCGCCTGCGGCACGCTCATGGCGTCCATGGTTACTGCTGCTGCCAGTGGCCATTGCTGCCACCGCTGGTGTGGCATTCTGGCTACACAGTTCGCCGGAAGCTGCGCCACCTGCGGTCGTCCAGGCTCCGGCTCCCGTGGTCAGCAAAGCGATTGCTCCACCTGCGGTACTGGTCCAGGCAGAAAAACTCGCCACCACCCTGCCACAGGCCAGCGCCACGGTCGTCGCCCCTGAACCGGTGCCAGTCGCAGCGGTGACGCCGCCAGCCCCGGTGGCTGCGGCACCAGTGCCGACCGCGCCAGCACAAGCCGACGATTTGGTGATCACCGCTGAAGATGTGCGCGTCGGTTCGGTGCGTTTCCTCGATGGTCGCTGGCGTGTCACCTTGCGCCAGACCAATCTGCCCACCGGCAAACCACCGAGCCTGCGTTATCAAATCAGAAACGGCAAAGGCACCGCGCTGATTACCCAGGGCGATGGTATTCGCTGTAAGGCCGACGTCACCGCCGCCATGACCAGTGCGGGCACCATGGTCGTTCGCAGCCGATACACCGCCAGCTGTAGCGACAAATCGCGCTACCGCATGCCGGAACTGGTATGTAAACAGGGCGATGGCATTGCCAGCTGTGACGCGCAATATGGCGCGGATCAGGTTTTCCCGTTGACGATCAAGCGTGAGAGTAAATAA